A stretch of DNA from Halobacillus litoralis:
TACAATGACAAAGGAGCTTTATGAGTCTTTTGTTAAAGGAAACATCCATTTAACGGATGCTACAACAGCAGAAATGGCTAAGGTCATTGAAAATACTTACAGAGATGTAAATATAGCTTTTGCCAATGAATTGGCTCTGATCAGTGATAAGATCGGTGTGAATTCGTGGGAAGCGATCAAGCTTGCCAATTACCACCCACGTGTGAACATTCATACTCCAGGGCCTGGTGTCGGAGGACACTGTATAGCGGTTGATCCATGGTTCATGGCAGAAATAGAGCCGGAACTTTCTAAAATCATCCAGTTGTCCCGGAATACGAATGATCACATGCCGACGTACACCGCTGAGCAAATTCAGGAAATATCGAAAGAACAATTCATCAACGATCCGAAAGTGGCTTTGTTTGGTCTCTCATTTAAAGCAAACATTGATGATCAAAGGGAAAGCCCATCTCTTAAAGTCATCATGGAACTAGTTGAAAAAGGGATCAGTTTCACGACGTTTGACCCTCATATTAAAGAAAATGTGGCTTCCAACCAAACGCAGGATATGGAAGAAGCACTCAAGGATGCTGACATTCTTGTTATCCTTACAGATCATGATGAGTTTAAACAACTTGACCCTGAGTATATAAAAGGTAAAATGAGAAATAGGCTTGTCTTTGATACGAAAAATGCGTTATCGTTAGATGAATGGAAAAACGCAGGATTTGTAACGAAGCGATTAGGAGATTCAAAAAACGGATAAGGGTCTAGGTGAAAACATGAAGGAAAAGTTTTTAGGGGTTGACGTTAGTAATTACACATACGATCAGCTCAAGAAAAATATAATGACGGATATTAATGAGCACCGCAAGTCCTTTATTGTGGCCATCAACCCTGAAAAAATATTGCAGGCGCAAAAGGATGCAGACTTGTTAAACTTATTGAATACTGCAACCTATCAGATCCCTGATGGTGTAGGAATCCTGATAGCGTCTAAAATGACCGGCGGGACGATACGTGAACGGGTCACCGGTATTGATATGCTGCTCGCTGCGTGCGAACAAGCTTCCCTTCATGGAAAATCCGTATTTCTCTATGGAGCAAAGCCTGGGGTAGCAGAACAGGCTAGTGATCGTTTAATTGAAATGTATCCTGACTTGAAAATAGCCGGTATTATTGATGGTTATGAAAAAGAACCAGGATCTTATAAAAGAAACCATAAATCAGGCAAAACCTGATATTGTCTTTGTGGCCTTAGGCAGTCCTAGGCAGGAACATTGGATTGTCGACCACATGGAAGAAATGGACGCGAAAATCTTCCAGGGAGTAGGAGGTTCTTTTGACGTCTTGTCCGGACGTGTGAAAAGGGCACCAGATGCCTTCCAAAAAGTCGGTCTTGAATGGTTGTACAGACTCATTAAAGAACCGTGGAGAATCAAACGTCAAATCAAGTTGCCTACATTCTTGTTAAAGGTTTGGAAAACGAAAAAATAGAGAGCATCCGCTTCAGGATGCTCTCTATTTTTTATGTTGTAGGTTTTGTAAAGCCACTTGGGCTGTTTCTTTCGCTCTCGTGGATAGGGTAGCAGCTCTCTCTTGCAGTTTTTCTGTTTGTGACAGCCGATCTTCATAAAGACGTTCGACTTCTTGCGTAATGGCCGAAGCTTCCCAAGTAGGGTCATTGATATCGACGGTGACAGGGAAATCGAGTTGGTCTGCTAAGGCATCAATCTTAGGATCGTAGGAAAGGGCAACGAATGGCACAGAGCAAACCCCTGCAAAAATAAGGGAATGAAGGCGCATGCCGATCAATAGGTCTGCCTCTGATAACAAGTGCAGTTTTTCGTCGATCGACATGTGGCCGGGGTGAACCTCCACTTCCTGGTCTAATCGTTGAGCTACCTTATTAGAAAAAGCTTCATCAGATTCCCCGTGCATAGGAATAAAGCGTAGGCGGTACCCTTTTGCCAAACAGGTGTTGAATGCTTCCGTCAATTTCTCTACAAGTTTTTCTGAGTCTCCCCATTCACGGATACTCACTGCAATCAAAGGTTTCTGTGAATGACGGTCTGTTTCCACATTCTTGTAGTCATAACCGAAAACAGGATCAGGGAAGAGATCTATGCTTTTCCTTATCCCGATTCTTTCAAGGAGTTCCTTTGATTTCTTATCACGAACAGAAATTCCAGTAACTCTATCTAAAGCGATGCGAACCAACAGCTGGTGGATAGGTTTCCGTATGGGTCCCATTCCTTGGGCGTATATGAAAACAGGCTTCCTCAGCCATTTGGCCATATGCATGATGCCTGTATAGTACAACACGGATCTCGGCCCAGTGGCATCTTGTAATAAACTGCCTCCACCACTAATCAAGCCATCCGATTCCTTTAATGCTCGAATGATCTCTTTATAATTCCATCGATCCACGGCGGATACCCCATAGTCGGTTTCCGTCTTGGAGGGGTTCTGAGATAGAACAATGATTTGGATGTCAGGGTCGAAGGTTCTCAGATGTTGAATCATCGATTTTACGATCGCTTCATCGCCTGTATTATCAAAACCGTAATAACCGGAAAGTACGACTTTCATTGTTCCCACCTCTTCCACTTACAAAAAAATTTAATAACCTACACATCATTACACCTAAAGGGACAATCTTGCTGTTTATTTTACCTGAACTAGAACGATCACTTCAGCCATTTCGATAATAACGGAACATTCTGTATCATTTCTTGATTGAAGGCTTTTAACTTCAGGAGAGATAAGCAGTAAATCACTACAAAGAGCAAACCGGTCATAGAAACATACGAAAAGGAGAGAACTCTGGACCATTCGAATGGGCTGGCAAATAAGTAAGTAGTCGCAGTCATCCCTCCTAAGAGGACAGACATCACCAGAATCTTCACCATGTGTGCCGGGAAGACAGGAACGTCGATAAGTCTCCTGATCATCTTGTTATTGATCGTAACAATGAAAAGGTATGTGATCAATGTTGCTACTGCAGCACCTTCTATACTATAAAAAGGAACGAGAACGGCATTGGCTATTGCTTTGATCAGAGTACCGAATAAAATGATGGTCGCGGCTAATCGAGAAGCATTCATTCCTTGTATAATGGCTGTTCCAACGAGAGTCATAGAAATGAATACAGACGAAAAGCCGGTAATGCTAAGCATAAGGCTTCCTTCAGAGTTGGTGAAAAGCGCAATGTTGATCGGTACAGCCAGGATGAGAAGAAGGACTGAGGCCGGCCAAGACAATACGTGTGTAGCCCAGCGCGTCGTCTCTATCAGTTTTCTTGCATCTTTGAACTGGTTTGATTCTACATGTTTGGTCAGGGATGGGATCAACGGGAGCACCACAGAAGTAGCGAAAACCGTTGCGATTTGCACGACCGCAAGCCCGCGGCCATAAATGCCATACAAATAGGTGGTGTCACTCCCAGTTT
This window harbors:
- the csaB gene encoding polysaccharide pyruvyl transferase CsaB codes for the protein MKVVLSGYYGFDNTGDEAIVKSMIQHLRTFDPDIQIIVLSQNPSKTETDYGVSAVDRWNYKEIIRALKESDGLISGGGSLLQDATGPRSVLYYTGIMHMAKWLRKPVFIYAQGMGPIRKPIHQLLVRIALDRVTGISVRDKKSKELLERIGIRKSIDLFPDPVFGYDYKNVETDRHSQKPLIAVSIREWGDSEKLVEKLTEAFNTCLAKGYRLRFIPMHGESDEAFSNKVAQRLDQEVEVHPGHMSIDEKLHLLSEADLLIGMRLHSLIFAGVCSVPFVALSYDPKIDALADQLDFPVTVDINDPTWEASAITQEVERLYEDRLSQTEKLQERAATLSTRAKETAQVALQNLQHKK